The genomic segment ACGGGCGCGCGCCGCGCTTCCCGCCGCCGATCTGCCCGACAAGGTCCACACCTGGCCGTACCTGGTCCGCGCCGAGTTCATCGCCGGCTGCGTCCTTCTCCTGGTGCTGATGGTGTGGAGCATCACCGTCGACGCCCCGATGGAGGAGCCGGCGAATCCGACCAAGACGCCGAACCCGTCCAAGGCGCCCTGGTACTTCCTCGGCCTGCAGGAAATGCTCGTCTACTTCGACCCCTGGATCGCCGGCGTGCTCTTGCCGTCGCTGATCATCGTCGGGCTGATGATCATCCCGTACGTCGACATCAACCCGAAGGGGAACGGCTACTACACCTGGAGCGAGCGCAAGTTCGCCATCGCCACCTTCCTCGTCGGGTTCCTCGGAATGTGGGTGGGGATGATCACCATCGGCGTCTTCTTCCGCGGTCCCGGCTGGAACCTCTTCATGCCCTGGGACTACTGGGACCCGCACAAGGTGGTGCCGCTGACCAACATCGATCTGCCCTACAAGCTGGGCATCCGCACCGAGATGGGAGCGATGCTCTTCGGCGCCATCTGCGTGCTGGGATGGCTGGTCGGTATCCCCGGCGCCGTCTGGCAATGGAAGAAGGGCACGCCGTTCATGCGCCAGCTGGGGATGATGCGGTACGGGATCGTCGCCACGCTCTTCATGATCATGGCCGGCGTCCTGGTGAAGATGGCTCTGCGCCTGAGCCTCAACATCAAATACATCCTCGTCATCCCGAACATCCTGAACATTTGATGAATCGCTCTGCTGTGATCGCGCGCCACCATTCCGTGACCGCTCTTCGATCCGGCGCCTGCGGCGCCTCCACGAAGGGGGAACTCGCTCCCCCTTCGAACCCCCAACGGATGCGCCTCACTCCGGGCGTGGCTGAGGTGTAGCGATGCCGCGAAAGCCTCTCGAGCTGCAGAGCCTGAAGTGGCCCTTCGTCGGCCTCGCCGTGCTCCTCGCCTTGAGCAGCATCTGGGCCGTCTACGACGAGGTGGTCCCGCGGAGACCGTGGAAGAACTACCAGCGCGAATTCTTCAAGCTGGAGGAGTCGCATCTCAAGGCGGACCGGGAGCAGGCGCAGAAGCGGCTGGAGTCGGCGGAGACGAAGCAGCAGCTCGACGCGGCGCGCGCCGACCTGAAAGCAGCCACCGACGCCATCAGCGGGAATGCCGAGCAGCGCCGCGAGTACGAGGCAGCGGTCAAGGGGGAGGACGACGGTCGCGTGAAGGAGGCGGAGGCGAAACTCTACCTCGGCTTCGACAAGTCCGAGCAGGACGCTGTCTACTACAAGCTGCGCGAGGCGCGGCACGAAAACGAAGAGGCAGACGAGGCGAAGCTGCAGAAGCAGTTCGACGACTGGCAGCGCAAGATCGACGAGAAGACCCGCATCTACGACCAGGCGATCGCCGCCCACAAGGCAGCGACGCAGAAGCGGCTGGCATTCATCCAGCGGCGGGACGCGGCACAGGCAAAGATCGACGCGATCGAGAAACCGATCCGCGACATCGACAAGCGGCTGGAAGCGTTCAGCGGGATCGGCAAGCTTCCGCAGATGGAGCAGTACTGGATCTCGAATCTCAGGAACTCCTGGGGGTCGGAGACCGTCGACCGCTGCCAGAACTGCCACGTCGGGATCAACAAGGGTGGGTTCTCTGCGCCCTGGGAAGTGCTGGAGGCGAAGAAGGCGAACCTGGCGGCGGCCGACATGAAGGCGCAGTTCGCCGTCGATCCGGAGGTGGTCGACGCCTACCAGAAGATCCACGACGCGCTCTGCGAGGACGTGCCGCCAGCGCCCGAGGCCATTCCCATCGGCGGATACCAGCCGCCCGCCGAGCCATCGCCGATGGATCCGGCGCAGGCCACCGAGTGCCGGCCCCGCGTCACCTGGGAGAAGTGGGTGGAGCTCGCCGAGGCGTACTGCGGTCCGAACGCGCGCTGGTTCGCGAAGACGAAGGCCGTGCTGAAGGACGCGAAAGGCGCGGTGCTCGCGGAGCAGAAGCCGCAATGGAAAGGGATGTCGAGCAACCCGGCGCTGGACGCGGAGAAGGGCGAGGAGAAGCCCATCGAGGAGCGCGTCGCGCAGGCGTGTACCGACAAGGAGTCGCTTGCCGCATTCGAGGAGGCGGCGAAGACCAATCCCTTCGACGTGAAGCCGGTCTTTCGCACGCACCCGCACCGCTTTGAGCTGCTCACCAAGGCGCACAATCCGGAGACGTTCGGGTGCACGACCTGTCATGGCGGGCAGGGCGCGCAGACCAAGGGCGTGCGGCACCGCGCCTTCCGCCATGGCGAGGACGACCACGACTGGAACGATCCGCTCACCGACGAAGTGACGGTGATGGGCAAGAAGTACAGGGGCGCGTTCATGCAGTCGAAGTGCAACAAGTGCCACGCGCAGGAGCTGACCCTCTCGCACGCGCCGCTGCTGTCGAAAGGCAAGAAGCTCTTCACTGACGTGGGGTGCTGGGGTTGCCATCCGGTCGAGGGGTACAACGATCTGGCGAAGCGCGGACCGACGCTGACCAACATCGCCAGCAAGACCACCCAGGGCTGGCTCCACACCTGGGTCTCGTATCCGAAGGGGTGGCGGCCGGCGACGCGGATGCCGAACTTCTGGCCCGGCGCCGTCGACGCGCAGTCCGTTCCGCACCACGAATCGCAGAAGCCAGACGAAGTGATGGCGCAGCATCGCAAGCTGCGCGAGCAGGAGGTCTCCGCCATCGTCGCGTACCTGTGGGTGAACAGCGACAAGGCGCCGCTGCTCGCCCAGACCGCGCCGCGCGGCGACGCCGCCAAGGGCAAGGAGACGTTCGACAGCGTCGGCTGCCGGGGCTGCCATGTCACGGAGAAGGACGCGACCGCGCGCCGCAGCGAGGCCAGCGAGGAGCGCGACTACGCGCCGAACCTGTGGAACGTCGCCGACAAGGCGAAGCCCGAGTGGATCTACTCCTGGGTGAAGAACCCCAAGGCGATGTGGCCGGAGACGAAGATGCCGGACCTCCGGCTCAGCGACGCGGAGGCGGCGAACGTCACCGCGTATCTGCTGACGCTGAAGAGCGACCAGAAGTATCCCGAGCAGAAGGCGTCCGCGCGCCAGCAGCAGACGCTGGCGGCGCAGGGGAAGGAGCTGATCGCCAAGTACGGCTGCTTCGGTTGCCACAACATCAAGGGGTTCGAGAACGCGCAGAAGATCGGCACCGAGCTGACCGAGCACGGCAGAAAGGGCGTGGAGCTGCTCGACTTCGGCGACGTGCAGTACTTCACCGAGGACCCCAAGCATCACCAGACCTACGCCAACTGGGTCTGGGAGAAGCTGCATGTCCCCCGCGTCTTCGCCTACGAGCGCGTCGAGACGCGGATGCCGCAGTTCGACTTCACCGACGACGAGGCGCTCGCCATCCTCACCTTCCTCAAGGGCCAGACGGGAGAGACGCCTCCGCCGGAGTACCGCACGGGCATCAACGAAGTGCAGGCGGCGGTCTACAAGGGCGAGCGCCTGGTCTTCTGGAACGGCTGCCGCAACTGCCACATCGTCGAGAAGCGCGGCGGGAAGATCCGTGACCAGTTCAACGAAGACAACCAGAGCTTCGCTCCGCCGATCCTGACCGGCGAGGGTTGGAAAGTGCAGCCGCACTGGCTGTTCGGGTTCATCAAGGATCCGATCCCGCTGCGGCCCTGGCTGACGGTGCGGATGCCGACCTTCCACTTCACCGACGCGGATGCGACCGACGTCGTGCATTACTTCGCGGCGGCCTCGAACAAGAGCTTCCCCTACCTCACGGCCGAGGCGCCCCAGCCGGAAGGAGAGCGGCTCCGCCAGACCGAGGCGCTCTTCAAGGAATTGCAGTGCGTGAACTGCCACGTGGTCGGGCAGCTGCGGCCCAACCAGGATCCGGCCAGCGCCGCACCCAACTTCCTGCTTGCCAAGGAGCGGCTGCGGCCGGACTGGATCCCCGTCTGGCTCAAGAACCCGCAGGCGCTGATGGACGGGACGCGGATGCCCAGCTTCTGGGACTTCAGCGACGAGGCGCACCCCGTCTCGCCGAGCAAGCTGTTCAACGGCGACTCGAAGGCGCAGATCGACGCCCTGCGCGACTACCTGATGCATCTGGAGGCGAAGAGCGCGCAGCCCACCAAGACGGCGGCGGTGTCGACCCGCGGCTGAACAAATCGCGATTGCCGCCCGTCCAAGCCTTGACCACCGGGACCGCGTTTGCTACGTGCCGACGCGCCAAAATTTCCTGCGGAATGGAGAGGACATGACCCGTTCGAGACTGCTTGCCGCCGCCGCTGCCCTGTTCCTTCCCGCCGCCGCGATGGCGGAGTCCATCGAAGGCGCCGTGGACTTCGGCGGCAAGGCCCCGACGCCAGGCAAGCTGCACCGTGAGGCCGACCCGTACTGCGCGAAGAAGACGATGACCGACCCCGCCGTCCTGGTGAAGAACGGCAAGCTCGAGAACGTCTGGGTGCACGTCACCAAGGGCGCCAAGGAGACCGCGAAGCCGCCGGCCGACACGGTGGAGATGGACCAGAAGGACTGCATGTACGAGCCGCGCATGACCACCGCGGTCGTGGGTCAGAAGATCCAGGCGAAGAACGGCGACCCCGTCCTCCACAACGTCCACACCTACCTGGGCTCCGCCACGCTCTTCAACAAGGGGATGCCCAACGACAAGGCCGCGCCCATCGAGTACGTGGCGAAGGACGAGGGCATGATGAAGTGGAAGTGCGACGTGCACCCCTGGATGCGCGGGTACATCGGCGTCTCGAAGAGCGGCCTGCAGGCGGTGACCAAGGGCGACGGGTCGTTCAAGATCGACAACGTGCCGCCCGGCAAGTACACGGTCGAGGCCTGGCACGAGAAGTACGGCACCAAGACTCAGGAGGTGACCGTCGAGGCCGGCAAGCCCGCAAAGGTGAGCTTCAAGTACGACGGTACGGAAAAGGGAGGGGCATAGCCCCTTTCCAAGCCTGAAGCATTCGTCCGTTGCCCGATGCGGGGGGACCGGCTAAAAGCGGTCTCCCCCTTCGCTTTTTCAGGAGCCGTTCGGCAGTGATCCGCCGTCTCGCCGCAGCCGCAGCCTTCCTCACCGTCGTCCTCATCGTCGCCGGCGGCGTGGTCACCAACACCGATTCCGGGCTCGCCTGTCCCGACTGGCCGACCTGCTTCGGAAGCGCGATGCCGAGGATGGTGGGCAACGTGGCCGTCGAGCACACGCACCGTCTGATTGCCACGACCGTCGGGCTCTGCACGGTGGCGCTGGTCGTGGTGACCCTGCGGCGCGCCTTTCAGGGCGCACTCGCTTTGGCTCTGGCCGGTTTCTCGACCTTGATCCTCGGCGCCTCCTTTTGGGCGGGTCGTGTGAAGCACGTCACCGATCACTTGCCGATCGCGGCCGTCGCCCTGGTCGCTCTTGGATACGCTGGTTTCGCCTGGGCCGTCTCCCGGGCGCGCCAGAGCGACGGCAAGCTCGCGACGGCCGCGCTGATGGTCGTCCTCTTCCAGGGCCTTCTCGGCGGCCTCACCGTCCTCTACCGCCTGCCCACGCTGGTGCTCGTCATGCACCTCGCGACGAGCATGTTGTTCCTCTCCCTCGCCGTCGTGCTCGCGGTCCCCCAGGCGCAGGTCGCTGTGTCGCGCGGGCCGCTCTGGCTCACCGCGGTCGCCGTCTACGTACAGATCCTGCTCGGCGCGACCGTGCGGCACACCGGCGCCGGGCTGGTCTGCGTCGATCTCCCCTTCTGCCGCGGCGCGCTCTGGCCCGCGGATGTGCACCCGATGGTCCA from the Deltaproteobacteria bacterium genome contains:
- a CDS encoding c-type cytochrome, whose product is MPRKPLELQSLKWPFVGLAVLLALSSIWAVYDEVVPRRPWKNYQREFFKLEESHLKADREQAQKRLESAETKQQLDAARADLKAATDAISGNAEQRREYEAAVKGEDDGRVKEAEAKLYLGFDKSEQDAVYYKLREARHENEEADEAKLQKQFDDWQRKIDEKTRIYDQAIAAHKAATQKRLAFIQRRDAAQAKIDAIEKPIRDIDKRLEAFSGIGKLPQMEQYWISNLRNSWGSETVDRCQNCHVGINKGGFSAPWEVLEAKKANLAAADMKAQFAVDPEVVDAYQKIHDALCEDVPPAPEAIPIGGYQPPAEPSPMDPAQATECRPRVTWEKWVELAEAYCGPNARWFAKTKAVLKDAKGAVLAEQKPQWKGMSSNPALDAEKGEEKPIEERVAQACTDKESLAAFEEAAKTNPFDVKPVFRTHPHRFELLTKAHNPETFGCTTCHGGQGAQTKGVRHRAFRHGEDDHDWNDPLTDEVTVMGKKYRGAFMQSKCNKCHAQELTLSHAPLLSKGKKLFTDVGCWGCHPVEGYNDLAKRGPTLTNIASKTTQGWLHTWVSYPKGWRPATRMPNFWPGAVDAQSVPHHESQKPDEVMAQHRKLREQEVSAIVAYLWVNSDKAPLLAQTAPRGDAAKGKETFDSVGCRGCHVTEKDATARRSEASEERDYAPNLWNVADKAKPEWIYSWVKNPKAMWPETKMPDLRLSDAEAANVTAYLLTLKSDQKYPEQKASARQQQTLAAQGKELIAKYGCFGCHNIKGFENAQKIGTELTEHGRKGVELLDFGDVQYFTEDPKHHQTYANWVWEKLHVPRVFAYERVETRMPQFDFTDDEALAILTFLKGQTGETPPPEYRTGINEVQAAVYKGERLVFWNGCRNCHIVEKRGGKIRDQFNEDNQSFAPPILTGEGWKVQPHWLFGFIKDPIPLRPWLTVRMPTFHFTDADATDVVHYFAAASNKSFPYLTAEAPQPEGERLRQTEALFKELQCVNCHVVGQLRPNQDPASAAPNFLLAKERLRPDWIPVWLKNPQALMDGTRMPSFWDFSDEAHPVSPSKLFNGDSKAQIDALRDYLMHLEAKSAQPTKTAAVSTRG
- a CDS encoding TonB-dependent receptor, whose amino-acid sequence is MTRSRLLAAAAALFLPAAAMAESIEGAVDFGGKAPTPGKLHREADPYCAKKTMTDPAVLVKNGKLENVWVHVTKGAKETAKPPADTVEMDQKDCMYEPRMTTAVVGQKIQAKNGDPVLHNVHTYLGSATLFNKGMPNDKAAPIEYVAKDEGMMKWKCDVHPWMRGYIGVSKSGLQAVTKGDGSFKIDNVPPGKYTVEAWHEKYGTKTQEVTVEAGKPAKVSFKYDGTEKGGA
- a CDS encoding cytochrome C, giving the protein MAENIQPGTIQDQEEVKVQAGRARAALPAADLPDKVHTWPYLVRAEFIAGCVLLLVLMVWSITVDAPMEEPANPTKTPNPSKAPWYFLGLQEMLVYFDPWIAGVLLPSLIIVGLMIIPYVDINPKGNGYYTWSERKFAIATFLVGFLGMWVGMITIGVFFRGPGWNLFMPWDYWDPHKVVPLTNIDLPYKLGIRTEMGAMLFGAICVLGWLVGIPGAVWQWKKGTPFMRQLGMMRYGIVATLFMIMAGVLVKMALRLSLNIKYILVIPNILNI